The genomic window GCAAGAAAATTTCTAACCTAGTCTCATCTTGCTGTTTTTGGGCTCTAACATCTGCATCCCAGTCCTGGAGTTACTACCTTCTGTTACGGTGATCAGCCAGATACAGCATTAGCTGGCCTGCGCTTCCGTACGCTATAGAAGTTACTCACCTTTCTGTATCTAATGAATACaatttgctttttaacagaaatgctTCACGAACATGATAACACAGCACAGACAGAATAAATATGTTTCAAGCTGTCCCATGGctctttttcacttattcccTCTTTGCTCCACCAGTAGTCAACATAGTCCTTATTGTTTGAGATCCAATCCCTTCTCGAATTTTGAGGGGATCTGTAAAGGTTTTGCATTCATTACAGGCCTGATCCAGGATTACAAACGTATCTCCAAACTTTTTAGAGCAGCAATAAAGCTAGTGCTCAGTTGCAACAGTAAGTGAAGTTTTCTGAAGTAACTGTCCTATTCTTAGAAatacacaaggaaaaaatattattcctcCACACTGTGAAACCTTGTGGGGGACAAAACAATCCTAGCCatgctcttttttgttttgagatcTCTTAATTCTTGAAAGCATTTATAAAAGAgctagaaatttatttttctaaatggcagattaatgcatttttaaattggGCATTGGGGGTGGGAAGTATTCAAGCGACTTAGTATTACTAATGGTTATCTCTGACCATAATCATTTAGGATATAGTAATTTACATTAATTACTACGGGGATTTAAAGTATCTGTTACTCAGCAGTAAAAGGCTGGGACGAGTTCTCATGTTGTAATAAATACAAGGCTTACTCCATTAAGAACATGGCAGAAGCTACATCACTGTTGTAACAGGTGTTTGCAAACACGTACACATAGAACATAAATGTCTATAAACAGAACAACAGGTCTGCATAAATCCACACCCCATATTGCCCATAGAAGCAAATGCTTGGCAGTGTTATAACACACCTTGGGGCTGGTGGGTGGCTGATTCTGGGAGAGAGTACAGACTTTTCACTTGCATTGGTACAGAAACTGGTATTAAATGCAAGCTACTTTCTGGATGTTGTTGATTTatgcaaattaaagaaaaaccaCGATCTAGCGAGAGCAATCTGAACTGCTGTGTTTGTGTTATAAAGTTCATGCATTACATACAAAGTTCTTAGGGTTTGTTCATCTTTTAAGGAGGCTGCCATCTTCAATTCCTTTTCTGGCTGGAAAATCCTTCAGAATTAAGGAAATAActttgctgtgtatttttgctgtatttcagagcAGATAACAATAGCCTTCACAGTGTCCATGGTGGTTGGACTGGTGATTGGAGGGATCATCTGGGCGTTGTTCACGTGCTTGTCCCGTCGCAGAGCTAGCGCCCACATTTCCCAGGGAAGCTCCTCAGCCTTTGGCCGTCGGTCCAGACCCTCCTCCCATGGCCACACTACCGGCAGGACTGGATTTTACCGCAACAGCAGCTGCGAACGTCGGAGCAACCTCAGCCTGGCCAGCCTTACCTTCCAGCGGCAAGCCTCCTTGGAGCAAGCGAACTCTTTCCCCAGGAAGTCAAGCTTCCGTGCGTCCACCTTCCACCCTTTCCTGCAGTGTCCTCCCCTTCCCGTGGAGACGAACAGTCAGCTGATCACCCTCACTCCCACAAATACCACCACAACCCTTGTGGGAAGCACCACCAACAGCTTAAGTCGACCTGAATTCCACTGGTCTAACAACAGCCTCCGCATCTGCCACTCCACACAAACCCCCCCTCCTGCTTATGAAACCATCATAAAAGCTTTCCCAGACTCCTGAGCTAGGTCCTTGCTCCAAACATGCATGTGCATTTTAGGAGGAACCTCAATCATCTCAACAATTTTCTGTGCGTGATGGATGAAGACCTCTGAGAAGTCTTTGGCTGCCGTTGCGGAGGGGTCATACATTGCCAAGAGGCGGGTAGTGGCGATTTCTTAGAGCGCAATATCCCACTGTCCAAGGGATCACTTATCTTTGCACTGCTGGCTCTAATTTACTGCTCTGTCATATGCTTGCATATTTATAGTGTTGTACCTTTAATCGTAACCCATCGATTGTATCTTTACTTTAAAGGAGACAAAATGCTGCCACATAAAAACCAGTTCATTTCTTGAAGAAACAGATCATGTTACAGATTACTGATAATCACTTTTCTGCAAATTTCActattctgtttccttttttttaaaaaaaaaaaaaacagttttggttttacGTGTTTTCCCAAGGATGTCAATTTTTCAGAGAACACCTCCCATTACCCACCTTCTTCCTATACCCACAGAACAGCTTCTGCCTGAGGAACCTTACACGCTGATCTTGTACAGGATTTAAAGTCACAGTCCTGGCTGTGGTCATAGGCCTCCTGTTCTGCTGATTGTAGAGGATCTTAAAAGATTCCATGTTAGAGCTGCTTATATAAAATTCCCCAGAGTGTGGGAAAAATGTTGAAGTATACAAAGCTTCATGCAGAGAGAAGTTTTGAACAACATACTAAATGCATGGTAACAATTATAAAGAATTTTCTGTCTGTAGCCAGCAGAACAGGTAGTCACATTTTAATACCCAGTAAGGCTGCATGGCAGCAGAAGTCctcatgtttcatttttctagTTCTGGTTATCAAGATAAGCAGCATGAATgacaactatttttttaattacgtTTCCTGTTTTGCTATGGGATTACTCATTTCCTTAtttcaaattgtttttctcaaaTTGTACCAACGTTTAATTCTTCCTGGCAAATTATTCACTGAAATCTTGTCTGTCACTAAAGCAAGATTTTAGACATCTATGGCTGAATACTGGGATTGTACAATTAGCTGGAATATGAAGATAAAGATTGAATATTATCTGAGGTTAACCTATATTCTTGACTCCTATACATGTATCATGTCAAGCTAACCCCTGGCTTAGTAGACACTAATTGCACTGACGTGAGAAGTCCAGGATTTGGaaatagcacagaaaaatgGGGCCTGATTTAAGTCTTATTGTATCAGTTTCCTGTTAAATACTTCATGTTCAAATAAAGGCTAAAGAATTTCCACAAGTAGAGGAGCAGTCCTACTCCTCACTTAAAACAAACCTGTTGTTCCTAAAAGGGCTGGACAACTACCAGCTGCAGGACTCCTGATCCTGAGGGGACTGGTCCTGCACTTCTGCAGAGAGAACAAGTCCCCATCTCTCTTCTGGGAGGGACAAAGATTCAGCAGCTTTTGAGAACAGGCAAAATGCTTAGCATCTTACTTTCCAGGCTTTTGGAGAGGAGACTGGCAGTATGCATCCCTTTGCCAAGCTCAGCATCCCTCAGAAAGCACTGATGCTGATCTCTGAACTGCAATCTTCCAGCCTGATACCACCCCATTTGCAAATATTACTACAGACATTGAGCTTACAAGCGTTACTTACTGTAAACCACAAGTATTCCTTATTGTAAAGgcaaattattttgcatgtatttACTGACTGgctttcattgttttatttttagtgtgcAACATTTTCCCTTCTGGAGAGATATATCTCATTACTAGAAAAAGAACTATTTACAGAGTTTACAGAGCATTTCACTGCAGACACTATGGGTTCTAGTACACCAAGGACTTGCTGATAAGACTGCAAAACCACATTTGGCTGGTCGTAGGCTAAGGACAATAGTCCTCTGGCGAAAGAAGGTTGTGTTATTTCATtcattaataatatttttttcatttagagtCTTACTGAGACTGGTGAACTTCATTGGATGCACAAGTGTGTTCACAGTGTCCTAGCTCTAGAACAGGTGATGCCACCTATTCTAATGTGCCTACAAAAAGCAGAATTCAAGCCTGCTCCCATTGCTTATTGAGTTTGGCAGACTGTTTGAAGAGACAACATGGCCTACAGTTTGTACCCATCTGGCCAAAACTGCTCGTTCCTTGAGAGTGAAATCGTTTTAGCCGAGTAAATTTTTACTCCTGGATTGTAAATGCATATTACATTACAGTAGAACTTTCCACAGCTTATTATTACTTGTATTACACTATATTTAGTAAACAATGTAGAAAGGGAAGCTTAAATgtactgtatttttctcctcctgaaaTCTGTACTGGATACAAAACATTCTTTTAGGTCCCCTGGATTAGGGAGATCAAAACCACAGATTGTTTGGTGCATAACCAGTATGGCTGTCAGATACCTAACTACTGGTTTAAACAACAtctgaaattaatgttttgcaAGCACTCTGGAAGCTTCAGAATGTGAAATAAAGTTAGATGTTATAATCTCAAGCTCATGTTTTTCCTTAAAGATAAATACGTTGACTTGCATAAAAGATCCTTTAAAGGGAAGGGTATAATCTTTAATTATGTAGTCTGATATAGCTGGAAGTGTGAATGAGGacttcctctgcttctgtggGGAGACGCCCCAAAGCTGAAGATGTTATATGAAGTTAGAGTTGGAATTTGCTATATGAGAACACCTTCCAAGGATTACACGTACTGGTTTCCAAGTACTTAGACTTCAATCCAAAAAGTGTTTGGGCACATGCTTGCTTTAAGCAGATAGGCAATCGCTATAAGGTTCATGCTTAAATGGATTCATGCACATTTTATTGCATTAGGACCAAAGCACATTGCATAGGATCAACCTCCAAATCAAACTGCAGAATTCAGGAATTGTCGGGTGTTTGATACGCAAAAGATTATACTTGCTCATTATAATGttcttttctagctttttattttggtttaaaatactggaaagaagagctgaattagaaaaaattattactgcagatttcaagatttcaaagcattcaCAAGCAATGAATGAATTAAGCTTCACCATAATTTTGCATGTAATACATTTTCACAGTGAGGGGCAGTGATTAAAAGGGTGCTCCCAGAGTCACACAGGGAGTGATAGGCAGAGCTTTGATCAGCCTCCAGATATCCTGACACCTTGTCCTGAAGTGAGCAGAGCTACTTCTCCTCTTCATAAAGAGAAACACTATTCTATTATTGCCCATGTGCACAAAACCAATTGCTCCGGTTCTGGTTTCATATAGAAGACAAAACTTGACAGCTATCTGCCTGAGAATAGTTATGTTCCAGCATATTTACAAAAGTAGCTTGTGCTATATTCCTTGACCTTTCTCTGCTGAAGAACTGCTGATCACCTCTTCAGACAGCTACTGATTATCATACTGTAACACACCAAACATGTACTATCTTTGCCAAATCAAATTTTTAAAGTTCACTTGCAATTTACCATGAAGATTTTGAGTCATCTCAACGTCCATTCTTAAGTATAAACAGAAAACTA from Gavia stellata isolate bGavSte3 chromosome 2, bGavSte3.hap2, whole genome shotgun sequence includes these protein-coding regions:
- the MYCT1 gene encoding myc target protein 1 isoform X2, translated to MLWIETVLTLQSHGHQSFGITIAFTVSMVVGLVIGGIIWALFTCLSRRRASAHISQGSSSAFGRRSRPSSHGHTTGRTGFYRNSSCERRSNLSLASLTFQRQASLEQANSFPRKSSFRASTFHPFLQCPPLPVETNSQLITLTPTNTTTTLVGSTTNSLSRPEFHWSNNSLRICHSTQTPPPAYETIIKAFPDS
- the MYCT1 gene encoding myc target protein 1 isoform X1, which produces MWCSKIRRALANSSPQAGNVIHPFPFRQTTQFPGSTKALLLLLNLKRSETHCSSVDIPFYICYLDVMDRNSTYSPITWPPKFWEQITIAFTVSMVVGLVIGGIIWALFTCLSRRRASAHISQGSSSAFGRRSRPSSHGHTTGRTGFYRNSSCERRSNLSLASLTFQRQASLEQANSFPRKSSFRASTFHPFLQCPPLPVETNSQLITLTPTNTTTTLVGSTTNSLSRPEFHWSNNSLRICHSTQTPPPAYETIIKAFPDS